The following are from one region of the Methanorbis furvi genome:
- a CDS encoding ABC-2 transporter permease → MMRGLFVKDFLMMRKALLAVAVIVAAVILLMFFSAIGLWITVYGILIFFGAAFPLIAINEDSKTRWRLYAAALPMTREEIVRARFLEMVVLTAAAAVFATALAMAMMVFGFEIWGDIFTSPFAGILIFSGAALICCSAALAGIYYFGERSATWIFLVMLVLLTNGPLFSLMFYVLALHGNLSEFLGMLESFCWVPILVSVPVIFAFYLISVRKYVEVDL, encoded by the coding sequence ATGATGCGGGGATTGTTTGTGAAGGATTTTCTGATGATGCGAAAAGCGCTGCTTGCTGTGGCGGTGATTGTGGCTGCGGTAATTCTGCTGATGTTTTTCAGCGCAATTGGTTTGTGGATTACGGTATACGGGATACTGATCTTTTTCGGCGCTGCGTTTCCGCTTATTGCAATTAATGAGGATTCAAAGACGAGGTGGAGATTGTATGCGGCAGCTCTGCCAATGACACGAGAGGAGATTGTGCGTGCACGGTTTTTGGAGATGGTTGTGCTGACTGCTGCTGCGGCAGTTTTTGCAACAGCTCTTGCCATGGCCATGATGGTTTTTGGTTTTGAGATTTGGGGAGATATTTTCACGAGTCCGTTTGCCGGGATTTTGATTTTTTCGGGAGCTGCTCTGATCTGTTGTTCGGCCGCTCTTGCCGGAATTTATTATTTTGGGGAGAGGTCAGCTACGTGGATATTTTTGGTGATGCTTGTTCTTCTGACTAACGGGCCGCTGTTCTCTCTGATGTTTTATGTTCTGGCGCTGCATGGAAATCTGTCGGAATTTCTTGGAATGCTGGAATCGTTTTGCTGGGTGCCGATTTTGGTTTCTGTGCCGGTAATTTTTGCATTTTATCTGATATCGGTGAGAAAATACGTGGAGGTTGATCTGTGA
- a CDS encoding ABC-2 transporter permease, which translates to MNGLILKDWLYLRKAFLILGGASVIIAGFLVPLGIGCVSYLIMAFFAILMPLNAMTMDTTSRFDRYALALPRTRREIVAARYQFGLLCFGAVATLCFASALLAEIFLPAGHADLLGISPLVWWIGIMGGALLVFDVTLAVFYRYRMNIGVFAIIAVAILPNLAVYAPYMMIQPMVGWIAAALAVAGLVGLPVSWRVSLAAYERWDVN; encoded by the coding sequence ATGAACGGGCTGATCCTGAAGGACTGGTTGTATCTGCGAAAGGCATTCCTTATTCTGGGAGGGGCATCGGTTATCATTGCAGGATTTCTGGTGCCGCTTGGGATCGGATGTGTTTCGTATCTGATTATGGCATTTTTTGCGATTTTGATGCCGCTTAATGCTATGACTATGGATACGACCAGCCGTTTTGACCGGTATGCTCTTGCTCTGCCGCGGACGCGACGGGAGATTGTGGCTGCCAGGTATCAGTTCGGTCTTCTCTGTTTCGGGGCTGTCGCCACACTTTGTTTTGCGTCCGCCCTCCTTGCCGAAATTTTTCTGCCGGCAGGTCATGCAGACCTGCTGGGGATTTCTCCGCTTGTGTGGTGGATAGGAATTATGGGGGGAGCGCTGCTGGTGTTTGATGTGACGCTTGCGGTGTTTTACCGGTACCGGATGAACATCGGTGTTTTTGCGATTATTGCTGTTGCGATACTGCCGAATCTTGCAGTGTATGCACCATATATGATGATCCAGCCGATGGTTGGCTGGATTGCTGCTGCGCTCGCAGTTGCCGGTCTTGTCGGGCTGCCGGTGTCATGGCGGGTTTCGCTGGCTGCGTATGAGCGGTGGGATGTGAACTGA
- a CDS encoding ABC-2 transporter permease, translated as MNGLLYKDLTNLNSTLKYLALMTLVFSIIFIPMGNELPVFIILAMSGAMLPVTAINYDTTARWDKYAITLPLTRKEIVKSKYLLMLMATVGAGVICLAISLIMTILMPGKGIFLSVIDPIPLIALFVVCGLLLGSTVLPLVFKLGAEKMQYIILIIALVPIMLAVGLSAAVHSIGIEINMPPPMVLIVAAAVITAAAVWASYRISAGIYTKKEF; from the coding sequence TTGAACGGACTGCTCTACAAAGACCTGACGAACCTCAACTCCACGCTGAAGTATCTAGCACTGATGACACTGGTATTTTCCATCATATTCATTCCCATGGGAAACGAGCTGCCGGTGTTCATCATTCTCGCGATGTCCGGAGCTATGCTGCCGGTTACAGCGATCAACTACGATACGACCGCACGATGGGACAAGTACGCAATAACCCTGCCGCTCACGAGAAAGGAGATTGTAAAAAGCAAGTATCTCCTGATGCTGATGGCAACTGTTGGAGCAGGAGTAATTTGTCTCGCAATTTCCCTGATAATGACCATCCTGATGCCAGGCAAAGGTATCTTCCTTTCAGTAATTGATCCAATCCCGCTGATCGCTTTGTTTGTGGTCTGCGGGCTCTTGCTTGGCAGTACTGTACTGCCGCTGGTGTTCAAGCTCGGTGCGGAAAAGATGCAGTACATCATTCTGATTATTGCTCTGGTGCCGATTATGCTGGCTGTCGGACTGTCGGCTGCGGTGCACTCGATAGGCATTGAGATCAATATGCCGCCTCCCATGGTGCTGATTGTCGCGGCAGCTGTGATAACTGCTGCTGCGGTCTGGGCATCGTACCGGATTTCGGCAGGAATTTACACGAAGAAAGAGTTCTGA
- a CDS encoding ABC transporter ATP-binding protein has translation MEYAIQVTGLTKAYQDFTLDKVSFVVPKGSIMGFIGENGAGKSTTIKAILNLIHRDAGTIEILGMDLDSQEKQIKEKIGVVFDECCFHDNLTPADISKILGNIYQNWDDQLYQTYLKKFGLPENKKIKDFSRGMKMKLSIAAALAHKPELLILDEATSGLDPVVREEILDIFLEFIQNENHAVLISSHITSDLDKIADYLTFIHHGKIVFSAGRDELMDDMGIVKCSSDDLARISKEMIIRYRKNQFGCEILIKNRESFVAAHPEMILDPVTTESIMLFYSRGEEI, from the coding sequence ATGGAGTATGCAATACAGGTAACAGGTCTCACCAAGGCCTATCAGGACTTTACTCTGGACAAGGTATCCTTTGTTGTGCCGAAAGGCAGCATCATGGGATTCATCGGAGAAAACGGAGCAGGAAAATCAACAACAATCAAAGCAATCCTCAACCTCATCCACCGCGATGCGGGAACCATTGAGATTCTCGGGATGGACCTTGACAGTCAGGAGAAACAGATAAAGGAGAAAATTGGCGTGGTATTTGATGAATGCTGCTTCCACGACAATCTCACTCCAGCTGACATCTCCAAAATACTTGGAAACATCTATCAGAATTGGGACGACCAACTATATCAAACGTATCTCAAAAAGTTCGGACTGCCGGAAAACAAAAAGATCAAGGACTTTTCCCGCGGCATGAAGATGAAGCTCAGCATTGCAGCAGCCTTGGCGCACAAACCTGAACTATTGATCCTTGACGAGGCAACAAGCGGTCTCGATCCGGTCGTCCGCGAAGAAATTCTCGACATATTTCTCGAATTTATTCAGAACGAAAACCATGCAGTGCTGATCTCATCACACATCACGAGCGACCTTGACAAGATTGCCGACTATCTCACGTTTATTCATCACGGCAAAATCGTCTTCTCGGCAGGCCGTGATGAACTGATGGATGACATGGGTATTGTGAAGTGCAGCAGTGACGACCTTGCAAGAATCAGCAAAGAGATGATCATCAGATACCGCAAAAACCAGTTCGGCTGCGAAATACTGATCAAAAACAGAGAGAGTTTTGTCGCAGCACATCCTGAAATGATTCTTGATCCGGTAACGACCGAGTCGATCATGCTGTTTTACTCGCGAGGTGAGGAGATTTGA
- a CDS encoding GntR family transcriptional regulator produces MNIIISNASDKPIYEQITSQIKRMIISGELPEGSALPSMRLLAKELRISVITTKRAYTDLERDGFIETVTGKGSFVAGSNLEIIKEEQMRLCEEHLQKAVDTALQSGITYEELTEMLELLYNGE; encoded by the coding sequence GTGAACATCATCATCAGCAATGCAAGTGATAAACCCATTTACGAGCAGATCACCTCGCAGATCAAACGCATGATCATCAGCGGAGAACTGCCTGAAGGGTCAGCTCTTCCCAGCATGCGTCTTCTTGCAAAGGAACTGCGCATCAGTGTCATCACCACCAAACGTGCCTACACTGATCTGGAACGCGACGGATTCATCGAAACAGTCACCGGCAAAGGAAGTTTTGTCGCAGGCTCGAATCTTGAAATCATCAAAGAGGAGCAGATGCGACTCTGCGAAGAACATCTGCAGAAAGCAGTCGACACCGCTCTTCAAAGCGGTATCACCTACGAAGAGCTCACAGAAATGCTCGAGCTGCTTTACAATGGAGAGTAA
- the eif1A gene encoding translation initiation factor eIF-1A, with protein sequence MGYIENKNQSVAEDGSIIRVRLPNKRSKEQFAQAELMLGSNHIRVRCSDGVTRLGRIKGTIKKRVWIREGDILVVTPWDFQDDKCDIVYRYTTPQVDWLRSHKYL encoded by the coding sequence CTGGGCTATATTGAAAATAAAAATCAGTCCGTCGCAGAAGACGGCAGCATCATCCGTGTAAGGCTTCCGAACAAACGTTCAAAGGAACAGTTCGCTCAGGCTGAACTGATGCTTGGATCCAATCACATCCGTGTTCGCTGCTCTGACGGTGTAACGCGTCTCGGAAGAATCAAGGGAACCATCAAGAAACGTGTCTGGATCCGCGAGGGCGACATTCTGGTCGTCACTCCCTGGGACTTCCAGGACGACAAATGTGATATCGTCTACCGGTACACTACCCCGCAGGTAGACTGGCTCCGTTCACACAAATATCTCTGA
- a CDS encoding formylmethanofuran dehydrogenase subunit E family protein produces the protein MVQIPAFEAVAQAHGHTCPGIALGYKIAVVVAKWAGEYDDVRIVSHTTRCPLDALKVTFDTKHHPERIIVENTGTVSFVITRPDGKKLFIDEVPGTHLTTDELTDLKKKVEAGTAGPADMQRMNEIKHELFLIMQAMDDTALFSVREE, from the coding sequence ATGGTACAGATTCCAGCATTTGAAGCCGTGGCACAAGCTCACGGTCACACCTGTCCCGGTATTGCCCTTGGCTACAAAATCGCCGTGGTCGTGGCAAAATGGGCAGGGGAGTATGACGACGTCAGAATTGTCTCTCACACCACCCGCTGTCCGCTTGACGCACTGAAGGTCACGTTTGACACCAAACATCATCCTGAACGCATCATCGTGGAAAATACCGGCACCGTGAGCTTTGTGATCACGAGGCCCGACGGAAAAAAACTGTTCATCGACGAGGTCCCCGGGACTCATCTCACCACCGATGAACTGACTGATCTCAAAAAGAAGGTCGAGGCAGGAACTGCCGGCCCTGCTGACATGCAGCGCATGAACGAGATTAAGCACGAACTTTTTCTAATAATGCAGGCGATGGACGACACCGCGCTATTTTCTGTTCGCGAAGAGTAA
- a CDS encoding cation:proton antiporter — MEDITSTVEFQMSLLLFVALGGYLLATRIHQSAVIGEIIVGLIVGPSVLGLITYTDFVQSLAGLGAIILLFVVGFEFELSDITNWRYGVIALVGVIVPWIGGYATSMFFGMDFYTAIFIGTALTATSIAITANVLREMGKLHQPVAKAIIGAAVIDDVLSLIVLSICKDLGATGELVPVAVVFTVIKSIGFVVIAALVGIKVIPPLISRMDRTKLARQFPEFVFIFAMMIAFLYAMAAEFVGVSAIVGAFLAGVCVNRVSLKHSLDIKLGAEYLYIIFAAIFFVSLGIIVDLQYLFEKPEMIWFIIVLIVIAIITKVVGCGLPAKFLGMNTRDSLIIGFGMVPRGEVAMIVGLIALTHFQEMAAAATDLVQRELLLQQGNEVFIAIVLMSLVTTIVVPLVYRGWLFKPRKIPDDVCETTD, encoded by the coding sequence ATGGAGGATATCACTTCAACGGTCGAGTTCCAGATGAGTCTTCTGCTCTTCGTGGCACTTGGCGGGTATCTCCTGGCAACACGCATTCATCAGTCCGCAGTTATTGGTGAGATCATCGTTGGTCTGATTGTCGGCCCGAGCGTTCTGGGCCTGATTACCTACACCGACTTTGTCCAAAGTCTTGCAGGACTTGGTGCGATTATTCTTTTGTTTGTTGTTGGTTTTGAGTTCGAGCTTAGTGATATCACCAACTGGCGGTACGGGGTGATAGCCCTTGTGGGGGTTATTGTCCCCTGGATAGGAGGCTATGCGACATCCATGTTCTTCGGCATGGACTTCTATACTGCGATATTTATCGGAACAGCCCTTACCGCGACAAGTATTGCGATCACTGCGAATGTTTTGCGGGAGATGGGCAAACTGCACCAGCCGGTCGCAAAAGCGATCATTGGCGCTGCGGTCATCGACGATGTGCTGAGTCTGATCGTGTTGTCCATCTGTAAGGATCTCGGCGCTACCGGCGAACTGGTGCCGGTGGCCGTGGTGTTTACGGTGATCAAGTCCATCGGGTTTGTGGTGATTGCTGCCCTTGTCGGCATCAAAGTCATTCCACCGCTGATCTCCCGGATGGACCGGACCAAACTTGCGAGACAGTTCCCTGAGTTTGTGTTCATCTTTGCGATGATGATCGCGTTCCTCTATGCGATGGCAGCGGAGTTTGTCGGTGTGTCTGCCATTGTCGGTGCGTTCCTTGCGGGTGTGTGCGTGAATCGGGTGAGTCTGAAGCACAGTCTTGACATCAAGCTGGGTGCCGAGTATCTCTACATCATCTTTGCGGCAATCTTCTTTGTATCGCTGGGTATCATTGTGGATCTGCAGTATCTGTTCGAGAAGCCCGAGATGATCTGGTTCATCATCGTGCTGATTGTTATTGCCATCATCACCAAAGTTGTCGGCTGCGGTTTACCTGCCAAGTTCCTTGGCATGAACACCCGCGACTCGCTGATTATTGGTTTTGGGATGGTGCCGCGCGGCGAGGTTGCGATGATTGTTGGTCTGATTGCGCTGACGCATTTCCAGGAGATGGCAGCAGCTGCAACTGATCTTGTCCAGAGGGAGCTTCTGCTTCAGCAGGGCAACGAGGTGTTCATTGCTATCGTGCTAATGTCACTGGTGACAACTATTGTTGTGCCGCTCGTGTATCGGGGATGGCTGTTTAAACCCAGAAAAATACCGGATGATGTGTGTGAGACGACGGATTAA
- a CDS encoding YgiQ family radical SAM protein gives MTPAELKNCGIDRPDVILISGDAYVDHPSFAAALLGRALWDAGFTVGIITQPEWRDRDYKHFTKLGRPKLFFAVVPGAVDPMVNAYTPALKKRSQDSYSPGGKLNRPERTTIVYTNAIHKMYPQMPIVIGGIEASMRRFAHYDYWSDSVRQGILADAPASLLVYGMGELALIEIANKLRARTPVKEIRDVPGTCWTMSVGEYRKNPMEDAVILPAYPNVTNREIYGKSFASFYQETKKPIVQQHPKTVIVANTPMRPMTTEELDHLYELPFTRKQHPIYKEKIPALEPVQFSLVTHRGCFGNCSFCAITHHQGRIITSRSEESLIREAKRMIKMPEFRGTIQDVGGPTANMYAAICQKWEEEGPCRNKQCTSCKERESGAESHISLLRNLRELPGVKHVFISSGIRYDLIPPDPKGDKYLTEIMRYHISGHMKIAPEHIASKVTELMHKPTKFKFDVFINHFEQVRDKLEKKTGKRMYLLPYMMSSHPGCTINDMIELALYLREKNLYTEQVQDFTPVPMTLSTAMYYSGLNPLTGCKVHVPVGNEKLIQRAILHWKDPSKYDYVVSGLARAGRKDLIGDLVPKSEVKRRLKK, from the coding sequence ATGACACCGGCAGAGCTCAAAAACTGCGGCATTGACCGTCCGGATGTAATCCTGATCTCAGGCGACGCCTACGTAGATCACCCCTCCTTCGCCGCCGCACTCCTCGGGCGTGCACTCTGGGACGCAGGATTCACCGTAGGTATCATCACCCAGCCTGAGTGGAGGGATAGAGACTATAAACACTTCACCAAACTCGGCAGACCAAAACTTTTCTTCGCCGTCGTACCCGGAGCGGTTGACCCAATGGTCAACGCATACACCCCTGCTCTCAAGAAAAGATCACAGGACTCCTACTCACCGGGCGGAAAACTGAACAGGCCCGAGCGGACAACAATCGTCTACACCAACGCAATCCACAAGATGTACCCGCAGATGCCGATCGTGATTGGCGGCATCGAAGCAAGTATGCGCAGATTCGCCCATTACGACTACTGGAGCGACAGCGTACGACAGGGAATACTTGCCGACGCACCGGCATCGCTTCTTGTCTACGGCATGGGAGAACTTGCCCTGATCGAGATCGCAAATAAACTGCGCGCGAGAACTCCGGTAAAAGAGATCAGGGATGTCCCGGGAACCTGCTGGACGATGAGTGTTGGCGAGTACCGGAAAAATCCGATGGAGGATGCGGTGATCCTTCCGGCATACCCAAACGTTACCAACCGGGAAATTTACGGCAAATCATTTGCCAGTTTCTATCAGGAGACGAAAAAACCGATTGTCCAGCAGCACCCGAAAACCGTCATCGTTGCAAACACCCCCATGCGGCCGATGACAACAGAAGAGCTGGACCATCTCTATGAACTGCCGTTCACCCGCAAACAGCACCCGATCTACAAAGAGAAAATTCCCGCACTTGAACCGGTTCAGTTTTCCCTTGTCACCCATCGCGGATGCTTCGGCAACTGTTCGTTCTGCGCAATCACGCATCATCAGGGAAGAATAATTACCTCCAGAAGCGAGGAGTCACTGATCCGGGAAGCGAAACGGATGATCAAAATGCCGGAGTTCCGGGGAACCATTCAGGATGTCGGCGGTCCTACGGCGAATATGTATGCGGCCATCTGTCAAAAGTGGGAAGAAGAAGGACCCTGCCGCAACAAACAGTGTACCTCCTGCAAAGAGCGTGAAAGTGGAGCAGAGAGCCATATCTCCCTTCTGCGAAATCTTCGGGAACTGCCGGGCGTAAAACATGTGTTCATCAGTTCCGGAATCCGGTATGATCTCATACCCCCTGACCCCAAAGGCGACAAATATCTTACCGAGATCATGCGGTATCACATCTCAGGTCACATGAAGATTGCACCCGAACACATCGCCTCCAAGGTTACGGAGCTGATGCACAAACCAACCAAGTTCAAGTTCGATGTCTTCATCAATCACTTTGAACAGGTCCGGGACAAACTGGAGAAAAAAACCGGTAAACGCATGTATCTTCTGCCGTATATGATGTCATCGCATCCCGGATGTACCATCAATGATATGATTGAACTTGCCCTGTATCTCCGCGAAAAAAATCTCTATACCGAACAGGTGCAGGATTTTACGCCGGTTCCAATGACTCTTTCAACGGCGATGTACTACAGCGGTCTGAATCCTCTGACAGGATGTAAAGTTCATGTGCCGGTCGGCAATGAAAAGCTGATACAGCGTGCTATACTGCACTGGAAAGATCCATCCAAGTACGATTATGTTGTTTCCGGCCTTGCCAGAGCAGGAAGGAAGGACCTGATCGGTGATCTTGTTCCCAAGTCTGAGGTAAAGAGAAGGCTGAAAAAATAA
- a CDS encoding DUF2178 domain-containing protein, whose translation MKQNTFYIIIGIIGLLEVLLFWASIQFSNPFIIAIGFIAGACLYFGLRRTVTDCYEDERQNMINMKTASATLKAFWVSFFTVNLATVVYVFSVPLGFKNITYNVISPTTGAGPEIANATGKLAHNMAAYQPPVDAYSVAITLHPSANDALAVVNSTQMEVVTLFPGPPEMIAISHLGIFGVIQILLLVLMIFIYAAFRIYYSHKFGEWDDDEE comes from the coding sequence ATGAAACAAAATACCTTCTATATTATCATAGGCATCATTGGGCTTCTTGAGGTTCTGCTTTTCTGGGCATCCATTCAGTTTTCCAATCCGTTTATCATTGCAATTGGATTTATTGCCGGAGCATGTCTGTACTTTGGCCTGCGAAGGACGGTAACTGACTGTTATGAGGATGAGCGCCAGAACATGATTAACATGAAAACAGCTTCAGCAACGCTCAAAGCGTTCTGGGTCAGCTTTTTTACCGTTAATCTTGCAACTGTTGTCTATGTTTTCAGTGTTCCTCTCGGTTTTAAGAATATCACTTACAATGTGATTTCTCCTACTACCGGTGCGGGCCCTGAGATTGCGAATGCGACCGGCAAGCTTGCTCACAATATGGCCGCCTATCAGCCTCCGGTTGACGCTTACTCGGTAGCAATCACTCTGCATCCGAGTGCAAACGATGCCCTCGCTGTTGTGAATTCGACCCAGATGGAGGTTGTAACTCTCTTTCCGGGACCCCCTGAGATGATCGCGATATCACATCTTGGCATCTTTGGTGTGATTCAGATCCTTTTGCTTGTGCTGATGATATTCATCTACGCTGCATTCAGAATTTATTACTCTCACAAGTTCGGTGAGTGGGACGACGATGAAGAATAA
- a CDS encoding helix-turn-helix transcriptional regulator, which produces MKNKIKVYRAMNDLTQEGLAQALGVTRQTILAIEKGKYDPSLELAFRMAKYFNTTIEEIFTFEG; this is translated from the coding sequence ATGAAGAATAAGATCAAAGTCTACCGGGCGATGAACGACCTCACGCAGGAGGGGCTCGCTCAGGCTCTTGGCGTTACGCGGCAGACGATTCTGGCCATTGAAAAAGGTAAGTACGATCCGTCGCTGGAGCTGGCGTTCCGCATGGCAAAGTACTTCAATACAACCATTGAGGAGATCTTCACCTTCGAAGGGTGA
- the ribB gene encoding 3,4-dihydroxy-2-butanone-4-phosphate synthase, which translates to MIEQALEALKQGKVILLYDFDNREKETDFAVLSSAVTPETIRMFRKDGGGLICTAISGESAKAFGLPFASDALRFTGDIVEKEGDVPYDRRNHSSFSLWVNHRDTYTGVTDRDRALTVTSIARYVRDFEAGAHGKFSDEFRTPGHMALLRAADGLLDQRRGQTELSVALADMAGVTPAVTICEMMADDGFALDKEGAKAYAKKHGLIFIEGQEVLDEWERRRAAA; encoded by the coding sequence ATGATTGAGCAGGCGTTAGAAGCCCTGAAGCAGGGCAAGGTAATTTTGTTGTACGATTTTGATAACCGTGAGAAGGAGACGGATTTTGCGGTACTTTCCTCGGCAGTGACGCCGGAGACGATCCGGATGTTTCGAAAAGACGGCGGCGGTCTGATCTGTACTGCTATTTCAGGCGAGTCGGCAAAAGCGTTCGGCCTGCCGTTTGCATCGGACGCGCTGCGGTTTACCGGAGATATTGTGGAGAAGGAGGGGGATGTTCCCTATGACCGGCGGAATCATTCGTCGTTTTCTCTGTGGGTAAATCACCGCGATACCTATACCGGCGTGACGGACCGTGATCGTGCGCTGACGGTTACGTCGATCGCACGATACGTCAGGGATTTTGAGGCAGGAGCGCACGGAAAGTTCTCAGATGAGTTTAGAACTCCGGGCCACATGGCACTGCTGCGTGCGGCTGACGGTCTGCTGGATCAGCGCCGCGGACAGACTGAATTGTCGGTCGCTCTTGCTGATATGGCAGGAGTAACGCCTGCGGTAACGATCTGTGAGATGATGGCTGATGACGGATTTGCTCTGGATAAAGAAGGGGCAAAGGCGTACGCGAAAAAGCATGGACTGATCTTCATCGAGGGCCAGGAAGTGCTGGACGAGTGGGAGCGGCGCAGAGCTGCTGCCTGA
- a CDS encoding DUF120 domain-containing protein has translation MDTVDAEDTLCLKRIAAMGGCKGPVRLSTQSLGDQLGISQQTASRRLRALETAHLISRTTEPSGQFVLVTKSGEDLLRREFSEYCKIFDRIGGHYVLTGSVISGVGEGRYYMSIPHYQEKFSELCGFAPYPGTLNLKLNPQSVLVRKRIDTLEWTSVPGFSDEHRTFGEARCIPCRIENVPCAIVVPGRTHYPEDIIEVISGVPLRATLGLEDGKEVVVEIGYD, from the coding sequence ATGGATACAGTCGACGCAGAGGATACACTCTGTCTGAAGCGTATTGCAGCAATGGGAGGATGCAAGGGGCCGGTTCGTCTATCGACCCAGAGCCTTGGCGATCAGCTTGGCATCAGCCAGCAGACTGCGTCGCGCAGGTTACGTGCGCTGGAAACTGCGCATTTGATCTCACGGACGACCGAGCCATCAGGTCAGTTTGTGCTGGTGACAAAGTCAGGCGAGGATCTGCTTCGCCGTGAGTTTTCCGAGTACTGTAAAATATTTGACAGGATCGGTGGACATTATGTGCTGACCGGCAGTGTGATCTCAGGTGTCGGCGAAGGCAGATATTATATGTCAATCCCCCATTATCAGGAGAAGTTCAGTGAACTTTGCGGGTTCGCTCCGTACCCGGGAACATTGAATCTGAAGCTGAATCCGCAGAGTGTTCTGGTCCGGAAACGGATTGATACGCTGGAGTGGACGAGTGTTCCGGGTTTTTCGGATGAGCACCGAACGTTTGGCGAGGCGCGATGTATTCCGTGCAGGATTGAGAATGTTCCGTGTGCGATTGTGGTGCCGGGACGAACGCATTATCCTGAGGATATCATTGAGGTGATCTCAGGTGTGCCGCTTCGTGCGACACTTGGTCTTGAGGATGGAAAGGAAGTTGTTGTGGAGATAGGATATGATTGA
- a CDS encoding helix-turn-helix domain-containing protein, producing the protein MKPGLRQQLAEKMAGEITLSDAPGKALKKWRSSFQIAPGVLADHLGISPSVISDYESGRRKSPGTGVVGKIVDTLLDIDEENGGKYIQKYGKLLFSDYDDEVIYDIHDFASSIPIRELSELIDCTLLCGSEDHQIFGYTVVNSQNAILNLSPNEFNRIYGWSTERALIFTDVSTGKSPMIAIRVTPFKPPYVILQGIDAEHVHPLVKMLAEKDRITVLCTSLDVQEIITRLRNTEW; encoded by the coding sequence ATGAAACCGGGACTGCGTCAACAGCTTGCCGAAAAAATGGCAGGTGAAATAACTCTCTCAGACGCGCCCGGGAAAGCGCTGAAAAAATGGAGATCCAGTTTTCAGATCGCTCCCGGTGTGTTAGCAGACCACCTTGGCATATCTCCGTCCGTTATTAGTGACTATGAAAGCGGCCGGAGAAAAAGCCCGGGTACGGGAGTGGTTGGAAAAATTGTAGACACCCTTTTAGACATTGATGAAGAGAACGGCGGCAAGTACATTCAGAAGTACGGCAAACTGCTCTTCTCAGATTACGATGACGAAGTAATCTATGATATCCATGATTTCGCCTCATCAATTCCGATTCGGGAGTTATCGGAACTGATCGACTGCACCCTTCTCTGCGGCTCTGAAGATCATCAAATCTTCGGCTACACTGTGGTGAACAGTCAGAATGCGATCCTTAACCTTTCACCAAACGAGTTCAACCGTATCTACGGCTGGAGCACTGAACGTGCCTTAATTTTCACGGATGTTTCAACCGGCAAATCGCCGATGATTGCAATCCGTGTAACTCCGTTCAAACCCCCGTACGTCATTCTTCAGGGAATCGACGCCGAACACGTGCACCCGCTGGTGAAAATGCTCGCAGAAAAGGATCGCATCACTGTCTTATGCACATCCCTTGATGTGCAGGAAATTATTACCCGCCTGAGGAATACAGAATGGTAG